The Prionailurus viverrinus isolate Anna chromosome B4, UM_Priviv_1.0, whole genome shotgun sequence genome has a window encoding:
- the PDGFB gene encoding platelet-derived growth factor subunit B isoform X2, with translation MLSDHSIRSFDDLQRLLHGDSVDEDRAELDLNSTRSHSGGELESLSRGRRSLGEAAGSPTVAEPAMIAECKTRTEVFEVSRRLIDRTNANFLVWPPCVEVQRCSGCCNNRNVQCRPTQVQLRLVQVRKIEIVRKRPVFKKATVTLEDHLACKCETVVAARPVTRSPGSSQEQRARTPQTRVTIRTVRVRRPPKGKHQKFKHTHDKKALKETLGA, from the exons ATGCTGAGTGACCACTCAATCCGCTCCTTCGATGACCTCCAGCGCCTGCTACACGGAGACTCCGTAG ACGAAGACAGAGCCGAGTTGGACCTGAATTCGACTCGATCCCATTCTGGAGGCGAGCTGGAGAGCTTATCCCGAGGGAGAAGGAGCCTAGGCGAGGCTGCAG GTTCCCCGACGGTCGCCGAGCCAGCCATGATCGCCGAGTGCAAGACCCGCACGGAGGTGTTCGAGGTGTCCCGGCGCCTCATAGACCGCACCAACGCCAACTTCCTGGTGTGGCCGCCCTGCGTGGAGGTGCAGCGCTGCTCCGGCTGCTGTAACAACCGCAACGTGCAGTGCCGTCCCACCCAGGTGCAGCTGCGGCTTGTCCAG GTGAGAAAAATCGAGATTGTGCGGAAGAGGCCAGTCTTTAAGAAGGCCACGGTGACCCTGGAGGACCACCTGGCGTGCAAGTGTGAGACGGTGGTGGCTGCACGACCCGTGACCCGAAGCCCGGGGAGCTCCCAAGAGCAGCGAG CCAGGACACCCCAGACTCGGGTGACCATTCGGACGGTGCGAGTCCGCCGGCCCCCCAAGGGGAAGCACCAGAAGTTCAAGCACACGCATGACAAGAAGGCACTGAAGGAGACCCTCGGAGCCTAG
- the PDGFB gene encoding platelet-derived growth factor subunit B isoform X1 has translation MNRCWALFLSLCCYLRLVSAEGDPIPEELYKMLSDHSIRSFDDLQRLLHGDSVDEDRAELDLNSTRSHSGGELESLSRGRRSLGEAAGSPTVAEPAMIAECKTRTEVFEVSRRLIDRTNANFLVWPPCVEVQRCSGCCNNRNVQCRPTQVQLRLVQVRKIEIVRKRPVFKKATVTLEDHLACKCETVVAARPVTRSPGSSQEQRARTPQTRVTIRTVRVRRPPKGKHQKFKHTHDKKALKETLGA, from the exons ATGAATCGCTGCTGGGcgctcttcctgtctctctgctgcTACCTGCGTCTGGTCAGCGCCGAG GGGGACCCCATTCCCGAGGAACTCTACAAGATGCTGAGTGACCACTCAATCCGCTCCTTCGATGACCTCCAGCGCCTGCTACACGGAGACTCCGTAG ACGAAGACAGAGCCGAGTTGGACCTGAATTCGACTCGATCCCATTCTGGAGGCGAGCTGGAGAGCTTATCCCGAGGGAGAAGGAGCCTAGGCGAGGCTGCAG GTTCCCCGACGGTCGCCGAGCCAGCCATGATCGCCGAGTGCAAGACCCGCACGGAGGTGTTCGAGGTGTCCCGGCGCCTCATAGACCGCACCAACGCCAACTTCCTGGTGTGGCCGCCCTGCGTGGAGGTGCAGCGCTGCTCCGGCTGCTGTAACAACCGCAACGTGCAGTGCCGTCCCACCCAGGTGCAGCTGCGGCTTGTCCAG GTGAGAAAAATCGAGATTGTGCGGAAGAGGCCAGTCTTTAAGAAGGCCACGGTGACCCTGGAGGACCACCTGGCGTGCAAGTGTGAGACGGTGGTGGCTGCACGACCCGTGACCCGAAGCCCGGGGAGCTCCCAAGAGCAGCGAG CCAGGACACCCCAGACTCGGGTGACCATTCGGACGGTGCGAGTCCGCCGGCCCCCCAAGGGGAAGCACCAGAAGTTCAAGCACACGCATGACAAGAAGGCACTGAAGGAGACCCTCGGAGCCTAG